The following are encoded together in the Sphingomicrobium clamense genome:
- the coxB gene encoding cytochrome c oxidase subunit II yields MMKLMGWVIAAAAAFMAPNAMAAATETVEPTADTAAETAVAVDTGTEIEGAYMPLTPEPAVGIPDGRMGLQDQYTDIGQQAADFHNNWLLVLCVVISIFVLALLGYAMIRFRRSANPEPSRTSHNTMIEVIWTVVPVLILVAIAVPSIKLINAQYNAPPADVTVKVIGNQWYWTYEYPDHGVDLVSNMLKEQDDPTLAEGARYRTDADGPALLAVDERIVIPAGKTVKFLVTSADVIHAFAVPAFWTKMDAVPGRINETWVKVDRPGVYFGMCSELCGARHGYMPVAVEVVPEEQFNAWVASKGGSLPGVELAAEDAESEADAIEAGDEAGAEEAAEAAVEA; encoded by the coding sequence ATGATGAAACTTATGGGATGGGTAATCGCGGCGGCCGCAGCCTTCATGGCGCCGAACGCGATGGCTGCGGCCACCGAAACGGTCGAGCCGACCGCCGACACCGCTGCCGAAACGGCCGTTGCGGTCGACACCGGAACCGAGATCGAAGGCGCCTACATGCCGCTGACCCCCGAACCGGCGGTCGGCATTCCCGACGGACGCATGGGCCTTCAGGACCAGTATACCGACATCGGCCAGCAGGCGGCGGACTTCCACAATAACTGGCTGCTCGTCCTGTGCGTGGTGATCTCGATCTTCGTGCTTGCGCTGCTCGGCTATGCGATGATCCGCTTCCGCCGTAGCGCCAACCCGGAGCCCAGCCGCACCAGCCACAACACGATGATCGAAGTGATCTGGACGGTCGTGCCGGTGCTGATCCTGGTCGCCATCGCGGTGCCCTCGATCAAGCTGATCAACGCCCAGTATAACGCTCCGCCGGCCGACGTGACGGTCAAGGTAATCGGCAACCAGTGGTACTGGACCTACGAATATCCCGACCATGGCGTCGATCTCGTCTCGAACATGCTCAAGGAGCAAGACGACCCGACGCTGGCCGAGGGCGCGCGCTATCGCACCGACGCGGACGGTCCCGCGCTCCTCGCGGTCGACGAGCGCATCGTCATTCCTGCGGGCAAGACGGTGAAGTTCCTCGTCACCTCCGCCGACGTGATCCACGCCTTCGCCGTCCCGGCCTTCTGGACCAAGATGGACGCGGTCCCGGGTCGCATCAACGAGACCTGGGTCAAGGTCGACCGTCCGGGCGTCTATTTCGGCATGTGCTCCGAACTGTGCGGCGCGCGTCACGGCTACATGCCGGTCGCGGTCGAAGTGGTTCCCGAAGAGCAGTTCAACGCCTGGGTCGCCTCGAAGGGCGGTTCGCTCCCGGGTGTCGAACTGGCCGCCGAAGACGCCGAATCGGAAGCAGACGCAATTGAAGCTGGCGATGAAGCCGGCGCTGAAGAAGCGGCCGAAGCCGCTGTCGAAGCCTAA
- the ctaD gene encoding cytochrome c oxidase subunit I yields the protein MATTADALPLQAHDDAHAHHDADHKPGFFARWFMSTNHKDIGTLYLIFAIVAGIIGGAFSGIMRLELAEPGIQYLNTMGWPFGAGSDATFDQALHHWNVLITAHGLIMVFFMVMPALIGGFGNWFVPLMIGAPDMAFPRMNNISFWLTVAAFVLLLGSALVPGGTGMGAGTGWTVYAPLSTSGSVGPSVDMAIFSLHLAGAASILGAVNFITTIFNMRAPGMTLHKMPLFVWSVLVTAFLLLLALPVLAGAITMLLTDRNFGTTFFDAAGGGDPILYQHLFWFFGHPEVYIMILPAFGIVSQIIATFSRKPVFGYLGMAYAMVAIGVVGFVVWAHHMFTIGMDVNTKMYFTAATMIIAVPTGVKIFSWIATMWGGSITFETPMLWAIGFIFLFTVGGVTGVVLANGGVDNYMHDTYYVVAHFHYVLSLGAVFGLFAGFYYWFGKMSGKRYNEFLGKLHFFVMFAGVNIIFFPQHFLGLDGMPRRIPDYPEAYAAWNEISSYGYVIMAASMVIFFVNVFWSLAKGKPAPDNEWGEGATTLEWTLSSPPPYHQFETLPKID from the coding sequence ATGGCAACCACCGCAGACGCGCTCCCGCTTCAGGCACATGACGACGCGCACGCGCATCACGACGCGGACCACAAGCCGGGCTTCTTCGCCCGCTGGTTCATGTCGACCAACCACAAGGATATCGGGACGCTTTACCTGATCTTCGCGATCGTCGCGGGGATCATCGGCGGTGCCTTCTCCGGCATCATGCGCCTCGAACTGGCCGAGCCGGGCATCCAGTATCTGAACACGATGGGCTGGCCCTTCGGCGCCGGTTCGGACGCGACCTTCGACCAGGCTCTACATCACTGGAACGTGCTGATCACCGCGCACGGCCTGATCATGGTCTTCTTCATGGTCATGCCCGCGCTGATCGGCGGCTTCGGTAACTGGTTCGTACCGCTTATGATCGGCGCGCCCGACATGGCCTTCCCGCGCATGAACAACATCTCGTTCTGGCTCACCGTCGCGGCGTTCGTCCTGCTCCTGGGATCGGCGCTGGTGCCGGGCGGCACGGGCATGGGCGCAGGCACCGGCTGGACCGTCTACGCACCGCTGTCGACCAGCGGTTCGGTCGGCCCGTCGGTCGACATGGCGATCTTCTCGCTCCACCTTGCGGGTGCCGCCTCGATCCTGGGCGCGGTCAACTTCATCACCACCATCTTCAACATGCGCGCGCCGGGCATGACCCTGCACAAAATGCCGCTGTTCGTTTGGTCGGTGCTGGTCACCGCCTTCCTGCTGCTGCTGGCGCTGCCGGTGCTCGCAGGCGCGATCACGATGCTGCTGACCGACCGTAACTTCGGCACGACCTTCTTCGATGCCGCTGGCGGTGGGGACCCGATCCTTTACCAGCACCTGTTCTGGTTCTTCGGCCACCCCGAAGTGTACATCATGATCCTGCCGGCCTTCGGCATCGTCAGCCAGATCATCGCCACGTTCAGCCGCAAGCCCGTCTTCGGCTATCTCGGCATGGCCTACGCCATGGTCGCGATCGGCGTCGTCGGCTTCGTCGTGTGGGCGCACCACATGTTCACGATCGGCATGGACGTGAATACCAAGATGTACTTCACCGCCGCGACGATGATCATCGCGGTCCCGACCGGCGTGAAGATCTTCAGCTGGATCGCCACCATGTGGGGCGGCTCGATCACCTTCGAGACGCCGATGCTGTGGGCGATCGGCTTCATCTTCCTGTTCACCGTGGGCGGCGTCACCGGCGTCGTGCTCGCGAACGGTGGTGTCGATAACTACATGCACGACACCTACTACGTGGTCGCGCACTTCCACTACGTGCTCTCGCTGGGCGCGGTGTTCGGCCTGTTTGCCGGTTTCTACTACTGGTTCGGGAAGATGAGCGGGAAGCGCTACAACGAGTTTCTCGGCAAGCTGCACTTCTTCGTGATGTTCGCAGGCGTGAACATCATCTTCTTCCCGCAGCACTTCCTCGGCCTCGACGGCATGCCGCGCCGTATCCCGGACTATCCGGAAGCCTACGCGGCGTGGAACGAGATCTCGAGCTACGGCTATGTCATCATGGCCGCGAGCATGGTGATCTTCTTCGTCAACGTCTTCTGGTCGTTGGCCAAGGGCAAGCCTGCGCCGGACAATGAATGGGGCGAAGGCGCGACGACGCTCGAATGGACGCTTTCGAGCCCGCCGCCCTACCACCAGTTCGAAACGCTGCCGAAGATCGACTAG
- a CDS encoding ester cyclase, with the protein MTIRDTARNFFDACETGKGWDGCRQYCHDNATFAAQADIVDGIDTLADYTDWLASMFVPCPDGHYELTGFAVDEDRQKVIGTGIFKATHTVDAGNGPPTGKSVAADYAYIMEFDGDKICHMTKIWNDGHSLRQLGWAE; encoded by the coding sequence ATGACCATTCGTGACACCGCCCGTAATTTCTTCGATGCCTGCGAGACCGGGAAAGGGTGGGACGGCTGCCGCCAATATTGCCACGACAATGCGACCTTCGCCGCCCAGGCGGACATCGTCGACGGGATCGATACGCTGGCCGACTATACCGATTGGCTTGCGAGCATGTTCGTGCCCTGCCCAGACGGACATTACGAGCTGACCGGCTTTGCGGTCGACGAGGATCGTCAGAAGGTCATCGGCACGGGAATCTTCAAGGCCACGCACACGGTCGATGCCGGGAACGGGCCGCCGACGGGCAAGAGCGTCGCGGCAGACTATGCCTACATCATGGAATTCGACGGCGACAAAATCTGCCACATGACCAAGATCTGGAATGACGGTCATTCGCTGCGCCAGCTCGGCTGGGCAGAATAG
- a CDS encoding peptidylprolyl isomerase: MTNRLALAAIAAASLFAAPASAQEARPAGSPPPSAFMEEAAPEAASVEQLVRVRLSTEKGDIVLALDEGRAPITVANFLAYLDKGWLDGQPFYRAMPFGEGGLIQGGVRDGSKLLPPIEHEASADTGLKHERGTISMANAGPGTARNDFFIMLSPVESFDASFAPFGQVIEGMDVVEAIFNAPVDPEAGEGAMKGQMIADPIEIVSATRIEE; this comes from the coding sequence ATGACGAATCGTCTCGCCCTTGCGGCCATTGCCGCCGCCAGCCTCTTTGCCGCCCCCGCTTCAGCGCAGGAGGCAAGGCCGGCCGGGTCTCCGCCACCAAGCGCATTCATGGAGGAAGCCGCGCCTGAAGCGGCATCGGTAGAGCAGCTCGTCCGCGTGCGCCTGTCGACCGAAAAAGGCGACATCGTGCTGGCGCTCGACGAGGGGCGCGCGCCGATCACCGTCGCCAACTTCCTCGCTTATCTCGACAAAGGATGGCTCGACGGCCAGCCATTCTACCGCGCCATGCCGTTTGGCGAAGGCGGGTTGATCCAGGGCGGCGTGCGCGACGGCAGCAAACTTCTCCCGCCGATCGAGCATGAAGCGAGCGCCGATACCGGGCTCAAGCATGAGCGCGGGACCATCTCGATGGCCAATGCCGGCCCGGGCACCGCGCGCAACGACTTCTTCATCATGCTCTCGCCGGTCGAAAGCTTCGACGCGAGCTTCGCGCCCTTCGGTCAGGTCATCGAGGGCATGGACGTGGTCGAGGCCATCTTCAACGCGCCCGTCGATCCGGAAGCGGGCGAGGGCGCGATGAAGGGCCAGATGATCGCCGACCCGATCGAAATCGTGTCGGCGACCCGCATCGAGGAATAG
- a CDS encoding heme o synthase gives MPASPRDLFALTKPRVMSLVVFTGLCGLIAAPIAMPWVLAFTAVLCIAVGAGAAGALNQWYEADLDAKMKRTAGRPLPAGRMTRETALHFGVGLSFFSVILMGFATNWHAALWLAISILFYVIIYTMWLKRRTAQNIVIGGAAGAFPPLIGWVAATGELALLPVLLFAIIFLWTPPHFWALSLFIKSDYGNAGVPMLPVVSGLKATRIQQFVYTLPMVAAAIAPWPLGLVGAIYGWASVALNAVFLLLSLRVLLNTAQEPSGMKPEKQLFGFSILYLFVLFAALVVDRMLLS, from the coding sequence ATGCCCGCGTCCCCGCGCGACCTGTTCGCCCTCACCAAGCCGAGGGTGATGAGCCTAGTCGTCTTCACCGGCCTGTGCGGACTGATCGCCGCGCCGATAGCCATGCCATGGGTGCTCGCTTTTACTGCGGTGCTGTGCATCGCGGTCGGCGCTGGGGCCGCCGGGGCGCTCAACCAGTGGTACGAGGCCGACCTCGACGCGAAGATGAAGCGCACCGCGGGCCGCCCGCTTCCTGCCGGTCGCATGACCCGCGAGACAGCGTTGCATTTTGGCGTAGGGCTCAGCTTCTTCTCGGTCATCCTCATGGGGTTCGCGACCAACTGGCACGCCGCGCTGTGGCTCGCCATTTCGATCCTGTTCTACGTGATCATCTACACGATGTGGCTCAAGCGTCGGACGGCGCAGAACATCGTCATCGGTGGCGCGGCTGGCGCCTTCCCGCCGCTGATTGGCTGGGTCGCGGCGACGGGCGAGCTTGCGCTGCTGCCGGTGCTGCTGTTTGCGATCATCTTCCTGTGGACGCCCCCGCATTTCTGGGCGCTGAGCCTGTTCATCAAGAGCGATTACGGCAATGCCGGCGTGCCCATGCTCCCGGTCGTCTCGGGGTTGAAAGCCACGCGCATCCAGCAATTCGTCTATACGCTGCCGATGGTCGCCGCCGCCATCGCCCCGTGGCCGCTGGGGCTGGTGGGTGCGATCTACGGATGGGCGAGCGTCGCGCTCAACGCCGTCTTCCTGCTGCTGTCGCTCCGCGTGCTCTTGAACACGGCCCAAGAGCCATCGGGCATGAAACCCGAAAAACAGCTATTCGGCTTTTCGATTCTATATCTCTTCGTGCTGTTCGCAGCGCTCGTTGTCGACAGGATGCTCCTTTCATGA
- a CDS encoding cytochrome c oxidase assembly protein, whose amino-acid sequence MSELAIQDANKKVALRMALFAAGMLALAFASVPLYRIFCQVTGFGGTTQVADTAPGAIEGEIGVRFDSNVNGVPWRFEAPEKVRIAPGARTVVNYTAANTLARPTTGTATFNVSPVQAGQYFSKIECFCFTEQTLRPGEKVEMPVIFFVDPKIAEDPLTAHIDEITLSYTFFPVENPSTSG is encoded by the coding sequence ATGAGCGAACTCGCGATCCAGGATGCCAACAAGAAGGTCGCGCTGCGCATGGCGCTGTTCGCGGCGGGCATGCTCGCGCTCGCCTTCGCCAGCGTCCCGCTCTACCGCATCTTCTGCCAGGTGACCGGCTTTGGCGGTACGACGCAGGTCGCCGACACCGCGCCGGGTGCGATCGAGGGCGAGATCGGGGTGCGCTTCGATTCGAACGTCAACGGCGTGCCGTGGCGGTTCGAAGCGCCCGAGAAGGTCCGCATCGCCCCGGGGGCACGCACCGTCGTCAACTATACCGCCGCCAACACGCTCGCACGGCCCACCACCGGCACCGCGACCTTCAACGTGTCGCCCGTCCAGGCCGGCCAGTATTTCTCCAAAATCGAGTGTTTCTGCTTCACCGAGCAGACGCTGCGCCCGGGCGAGAAGGTGGAGATGCCCGTGATCTTCTTCGTCGATCCCAAGATCGCCGAGGACCCGCTCACCGCGCATATCGACGAGATCACCTTGAGCTACACATTTTTCCCGGTGGAAAATCCTTCCACCAGCGGCTAG
- a CDS encoding cytochrome c oxidase subunit 3 — MAGKTNHDYHILPPSPWPLIGSLSAVALTGGGVMWMNDYAGGSFVFLLGLMGVLATMFLWWRDVIAEAHAGDHTPVVQLHLRYGMILFIASEVMFFVAWFWAFFDAALFPSSVEAIGGTYPPAGQEVIDPFGYPLLNTLILLCSGTTITWAHHSLIHGNRDGLKKGLLATIVLGLIFTAIQAYEYAHAPFAFSNINGGNIYTATFYMATGFHGFHVIVGTIFLVICYLRAQKGHFTPKQHFGFEAAAWYWHFVDVVWLFLFVAVYVWGSWGAPIH, encoded by the coding sequence ATGGCCGGTAAGACCAACCACGACTATCACATCCTCCCGCCCAGCCCCTGGCCCCTGATCGGGTCGCTCAGCGCCGTCGCGCTGACCGGTGGCGGCGTCATGTGGATGAACGACTATGCGGGCGGAAGCTTCGTGTTCCTGCTCGGCCTGATGGGCGTGCTGGCGACCATGTTCCTGTGGTGGCGCGATGTCATCGCCGAGGCGCATGCGGGCGATCACACCCCGGTGGTTCAGCTGCACCTGCGCTACGGCATGATCCTCTTCATCGCGTCGGAGGTCATGTTCTTCGTCGCCTGGTTCTGGGCCTTTTTCGACGCCGCGCTCTTCCCGAGTTCGGTCGAGGCGATCGGCGGCACCTATCCTCCCGCGGGCCAGGAAGTCATCGACCCGTTCGGCTATCCGCTGCTCAACACGCTGATCCTGCTCTGCTCGGGCACGACCATCACCTGGGCGCATCACAGCCTCATTCACGGCAACCGCGACGGGCTCAAGAAGGGCCTGCTCGCTACGATTGTGCTGGGCCTGATCTTCACCGCGATCCAGGCGTACGAATATGCCCACGCGCCGTTCGCCTTCTCGAACATCAACGGCGGCAACATCTACACCGCAACCTTCTATATGGCGACCGGCTTCCATGGCTTTCACGTCATCGTCGGCACCATCTTCCTCGTCATTTGCTACCTGCGCGCGCAGAAGGGCCACTTCACGCCCAAGCAGCATTTCGGCTTCGAAGCGGCGGCCTGGTACTGGCACTTCGTCGACGTCGTGTGGCTGTTCCTGTTCGTGGCGGTTTACGTCTGGGGCAGCTGGGGCGCCCCGATCCACTAA
- a CDS encoding DUF983 domain-containing protein: MGDHEITNGGGGPTLAAASFSGLCPRCGERTLFDGVAKLSDRCRACDLDFEKFNVGDGPAAFLILILGAMIAVGAIWVELAFAPPFAAHIVWLPILVGLTLLGLRWGKAALLVQEYRTDAREGRLRK; this comes from the coding sequence GTGGGCGACCACGAGATCACCAATGGCGGCGGTGGGCCTACGCTCGCCGCCGCTTCCTTTTCGGGACTGTGTCCGCGCTGCGGCGAGCGCACGCTGTTCGACGGCGTCGCGAAACTGTCCGACCGATGCCGCGCCTGCGATCTCGACTTCGAGAAGTTCAACGTAGGCGACGGCCCCGCGGCCTTCCTCATCTTGATTCTGGGCGCGATGATCGCGGTCGGCGCGATCTGGGTGGAGCTGGCCTTCGCGCCACCGTTCGCGGCGCATATCGTGTGGCTACCGATCCTGGTCGGCCTGACACTTCTGGGCCTGCGTTGGGGGAAGGCGGCCCTGCTGGTGCAAGAATATCGCACCGACGCGCGTGAAGGGCGGTTGCGCAAATGA
- a CDS encoding SURF1 family cytochrome oxidase biogenesis protein gives MKWLTHLIVAAAVATMIGLGLWQLERKAWKEELLASYDAAAGLDAVRYPIEPTESPYPLYRRSSLTCDRVEDWRHETGANEEGEIAYVHVAECLVGERRAAVEIGWSREPVAGTDWQGGEVSGLIGTDAKFGVRLVSDTGLAGLQTSKEPDASSIPNNHLAYAVQWFAFALIAGVIYGLALTKRRRDEASS, from the coding sequence ATGAAGTGGCTGACCCACCTGATCGTCGCTGCCGCCGTCGCGACCATGATCGGCCTTGGCCTTTGGCAGCTCGAGCGCAAGGCGTGGAAGGAAGAGTTGCTGGCATCCTACGACGCGGCGGCGGGACTGGACGCCGTTCGCTACCCGATCGAGCCCACCGAATCACCCTACCCGCTCTACCGCCGATCCTCGCTGACCTGCGACCGCGTCGAGGATTGGCGGCATGAGACGGGCGCAAACGAGGAGGGCGAGATTGCCTATGTCCACGTGGCGGAATGCCTCGTGGGCGAACGTCGCGCTGCAGTCGAAATCGGCTGGAGCCGCGAACCGGTCGCGGGCACCGACTGGCAGGGCGGCGAGGTCAGCGGCCTGATCGGGACCGACGCCAAATTCGGCGTGCGCCTCGTGTCCGATACCGGATTGGCGGGGCTCCAGACGAGCAAGGAGCCCGATGCCTCCTCCATCCCCAACAACCACCTCGCTTATGCTGTCCAGTGGTTCGCCTTCGCGCTTATTGCGGGGGTGATTTACGGGCTTGCGCTTACCAAGCGGCGGCGTGATGAGGCGTCGTCATGA
- a CDS encoding class I SAM-dependent methyltransferase, producing MSELFTLVTEPWDACTLLDSGNGRKLERYGDVTVIRPEPQAMWAPANSDWQADAEFVPGSDAEGGGRWNATPKVPGVWESARGNVKFHASLTPFRHLGFFPDMAPHWDFAREQLSGLSDPQFLNLFGYTGVGTLQAADVGAHCVHVDASKKSVEGARRNAELSGMADKPIRWLVEDAGKFAAREVRRERRYDGIMLDPPKFGRGPKGERWQLEEGLAPLVNNCAKLLDADSRFMILTVYAVRMSALAIGELVAQATAHLPGRVEMGEMAVREEARGLTLPTAIFARYVRD from the coding sequence ATGAGCGAACTTTTCACCCTCGTCACCGAACCGTGGGACGCGTGCACGCTGCTCGACAGCGGTAACGGGCGCAAGCTCGAGCGCTATGGCGACGTCACCGTGATCCGGCCCGAGCCGCAGGCCATGTGGGCGCCGGCGAATTCGGACTGGCAGGCCGATGCCGAATTCGTGCCGGGTAGCGATGCCGAAGGCGGCGGGCGCTGGAACGCCACGCCCAAGGTGCCGGGGGTGTGGGAATCAGCCCGTGGAAACGTCAAATTCCACGCCAGTTTGACGCCTTTTCGACACCTCGGCTTTTTCCCCGACATGGCGCCGCATTGGGATTTTGCGCGCGAACAACTTTCGGGGTTGTCCGACCCGCAATTTCTCAACCTGTTCGGCTATACCGGGGTCGGCACGCTGCAGGCCGCCGATGTCGGCGCGCATTGCGTGCATGTCGATGCATCGAAGAAGTCTGTCGAGGGCGCGCGGCGCAACGCCGAGCTATCAGGCATGGCCGACAAGCCCATTCGCTGGCTGGTCGAAGATGCAGGCAAGTTCGCGGCGCGCGAGGTGCGGCGCGAACGGCGCTATGACGGCATCATGCTCGACCCGCCCAAATTCGGACGTGGACCCAAGGGCGAGCGTTGGCAGCTGGAAGAAGGACTGGCACCGCTCGTCAATAACTGCGCCAAGCTGCTGGATGCCGACAGCCGCTTCATGATCCTGACCGTCTATGCGGTGCGGATGAGTGCGCTAGCGATCGGAGAGCTGGTCGCCCAGGCGACCGCGCACCTGCCCGGCCGGGTCGAGATGGGCGAGATGGCGGTGCGCGAGGAAGCGCGCGGCCTCACGCTGCCGACCGCGATTTTCGCCCGCTACGTCCGCGACTAG
- a CDS encoding heme exporter protein CcmB — MGRLIVRDLRAALVSSAWLPIVFFLLVVTLVPFAIGPDARTLARVGPGMVWVAAFLSALLPVDRLVAPDLEDGTLDQLAIKGASEEMVASAKIIAHWLAFAPLLLIACFPAAALLALDGEQLRHLLLALAIGTPGLAGLTVAVAALTAGLPRASALAGMLTLPLAVPLLIFGVGASGTDPMGALQLVAAMSLILLAGSPFVAGAAIRASRT; from the coding sequence ATGGGCCGGCTCATCGTCCGCGACCTTCGCGCCGCATTGGTCTCCAGCGCGTGGCTGCCGATCGTCTTCTTCCTGCTGGTCGTCACGCTGGTGCCCTTCGCCATCGGTCCCGACGCGCGCACGCTGGCGCGGGTCGGTCCCGGTATGGTGTGGGTCGCGGCCTTCCTGTCCGCCTTGCTCCCCGTCGACCGGCTGGTCGCGCCGGACCTCGAGGACGGCACGCTCGACCAGCTGGCGATCAAGGGGGCGAGCGAGGAGATGGTAGCGAGCGCCAAGATCATTGCCCATTGGCTCGCCTTCGCGCCGCTTCTGCTAATCGCCTGCTTTCCCGCGGCGGCCCTGCTCGCGCTCGACGGCGAGCAGCTGCGCCACTTGTTGCTGGCGCTGGCGATCGGGACGCCCGGCCTGGCGGGGCTCACCGTGGCCGTGGCCGCGTTGACCGCGGGGCTTCCGCGGGCCTCGGCGCTTGCGGGCATGCTGACCCTGCCGTTGGCCGTGCCGCTGCTGATCTTCGGCGTCGGCGCAAGCGGCACGGATCCGATGGGCGCGCTCCAGCTCGTCGCGGCCATGTCGCTGATCCTGTTGGCAGGGAGCCCGTTCGTGGCGGGCGCCGCGATCCGCGCGTCGCGGACCTAG
- the ccmA gene encoding heme ABC exporter ATP-binding protein CcmA codes for MSALLTMMDVACLRGGRMLFEGLDLTLHPGEAVHVTGANGSGKSSLIRLVAGLLAPAAGSIDRADCALADEKLALDRELSLDRALAFWIDDPARRSSALAAMGLEIGQVPVRLLSTGQRQRARLARVVASDAPLWLLDEPLNGLDQDAVGLLDTAVRNHLDNGGAVLAASHVPMAGDWRSLAL; via the coding sequence TTGAGCGCGCTGCTCACCATGATGGACGTGGCCTGCCTGCGCGGCGGGAGGATGCTCTTCGAGGGACTCGACCTGACGTTGCATCCTGGCGAGGCCGTGCACGTCACCGGCGCTAACGGCAGCGGTAAATCGAGCCTGATCCGGCTGGTGGCGGGGCTGCTTGCGCCGGCCGCGGGAAGTATCGATCGCGCCGACTGTGCGCTGGCCGATGAAAAGCTCGCGCTCGACCGCGAGCTCTCGCTCGACCGGGCGCTCGCATTCTGGATCGACGATCCCGCGCGCCGTTCCTCGGCGCTGGCCGCGATGGGGCTCGAGATCGGGCAGGTGCCAGTGCGGCTCTTGTCGACCGGACAGCGCCAGCGCGCCCGGCTGGCGCGCGTGGTCGCATCGGACGCGCCGCTCTGGCTGCTCGACGAACCATTGAACGGGCTCGACCAGGACGCAGTAGGCTTGCTGGACACGGCAGTCCGAAATCATCTCGACAATGGCGGGGCAGTGCTGGCGGCAAGCCATGTCCCGATGGCGGGCGACTGGCGGAGCCTTGCGCTGTGA
- a CDS encoding metallopeptidase family protein yields the protein MDERFGTAPSAEEMEAIARAAMEGLPEPFAQHLGAVVLQVEEFADAETLKAMEIENPFELTGIYEGLPINERSVEHSGTMPDRVRLFRRPILDEWAERGNERLDHLVRHVLIHEIGHHFGFSDEDMHALEEQV from the coding sequence ATGGACGAGCGTTTCGGCACAGCCCCCTCGGCAGAGGAGATGGAGGCAATCGCGCGCGCCGCGATGGAGGGGTTGCCCGAGCCTTTCGCGCAGCACTTGGGCGCGGTCGTGTTGCAGGTCGAGGAATTCGCCGATGCGGAGACGCTCAAGGCAATGGAGATCGAAAATCCGTTCGAGCTCACCGGCATCTACGAAGGGCTTCCGATCAACGAACGAAGCGTCGAGCATTCGGGCACCATGCCCGACCGCGTGCGCCTCTTTCGCCGCCCGATCCTCGACGAGTGGGCCGAGCGCGGTAACGAGCGTCTCGACCATCTCGTCCGCCACGTGCTGATCCACGAGATCGGCCATCATTTCGGCTTCTCGGACGAGGACATGCACGCGCTCGAGGAGCAGGTTTGA